The genomic region tGGCGGAAAGATTCAGCCGAAGTCTCGGCGACATGCTCTACAAATGTTTCGCCTCTGAtcacactgattgggaccttATTTTCCCGTTCATGACGTACGCCTACAATACTGCACCACAGGCGACCACAGGTTTTGCCTTATTCTTCATCTTGTATGGCCGCTAAGATTCGACCACGCTCGACGCCATCCTCCCATACTGACCCGACTCATCCGAATGCACGCCCATCtcggaagctgcccgccgcacCGAGGAATGCCGTCTACTTGCCCGTTCCGCCACAATCCTCGAACGAAGGCCACAAAAATTTCGACGTGACGATCACCATCCGCCTTGTAACTTTCTTCCAGACTTCCTTGTGTGGCTTTGGGTGCTAGCTGTTCCTGCTAGCCTGTTTTTCAAGTTCGCCTCCAAATATCAAAGACTCTACCGTGTTGTAGCGCAGACATCGCCTGTGTATATATCGTCGAGGCTGCTACGCCATCTAGGGACTAACGCTGCTGTGGTCGCGAAACCTTCCAAGTATAGCGCCTTAATCCGTATTACGACCCACTCATACTATGATCATCATGAGTCACTAGGATGGCTCCTTTTTCGATGAAGGGTGATTGTCGTGAAGAGGAATGCTACGCGCTGCAGCCACATCACCAGTCGTCCGGGAGGCGCGAGGTCGAGATTGCCAGGGCTGCTCTCGTTGAGACGCTGCCAACGTGGCCTGCTGCTCTTTTGTCTTGTCCTTTGTTCCCATTAGAGCACTCCTTTTATGTGTAGGCATTACGAACACTGTACTACAGGCAGCCATGTCGCGGTCACTTGCTGACCGAGCTGTAAGAGCGCTCAGCTTAAGCCCTGCAACGTTCCGCCATAGGGAAAAATCCCTGATCACCGTAAAAAACCCATCGCCTACCCTACGAACATGTTGTTACGGGGGTAAAAAGTGCTGCCTAGTACGGTAACCCCGATTCTGTGCGAAAAATCACTCCCCGTTAGAATTCCCCGCTACCagtgccttcatcatcatcatcagcctggttacgcccactgcagggcaaaggcctctcccatatttctccaacaaccccggtcatgtactaattgtggccatgccgtccctgcaaacttcttaatctcatccgcccacctaactttctgccgccccctgctacgcttcccttcccttggaatccagtccgtaacccttaatgaccatcggttatctcccctcctcattacatgtccggcccatgtccatttctttttctttatttcaactaagatgtcatttacccgcgtttgttgcctcacccaatctgctcttttcttatcccttaacgttacacccatcattcttctttccatagctcgttgcgtcgtcctcaatttcagcagaacccttttcgtaagcctccaggtttctgccccatatgtgagtactggtaacacagagctgttatacactttccttttgagggatagtggcaaccttctgttcatgatttgagaatgcctgccaaacgcaccccagcccattcttattcttctgattatttctgtctcatgatccggatccgcagtcactacccgccctaagtagatgtattcccttgcgacttccagtgcctcgctgcctattgtaaactgctgttctcttccgagactgttaaacattactttagttttctgcagattaatttttagacccactcttctactttgcctctccaggtcagtgagcatgcattgcagttggtcccctgagttactaagcaaggcaatatcatcagcgaatcgcaagttactaaggtattctccatgaacttttatccccatttcttcccaatccaggtctctgaatacctcctgtaaacacgctgtgaatagcattggagagatcgtatctccctgcctgacgcctttctttattgggattttgttgctttctttatggaggactatggtggctgtggagccgctatagatatttttcagtatttttacatatggctcgtctacaccctgattccgtaatgcctccatgactgctgaggtttcgacagaatcaaatgctttctcgtaatcaatgaaagctaaatataagggttggttatattccgcacatttctctatcacctgattgatagtgtgaatatgatctattgttgagtagcctttacggaatcctgcctggtcctttgcttgacagaagtctaaggtgttcctgattctatttgcgattaccttagtaaatagtttgtaggcaacggacagtaagctgattggtctataatttttcaagtctttggcgtcccctttcttatggattaggattatgttagcgtttttccaagattccggtacgctcgacgttatgaggcattgcgtatacagggtggccagtttctctagaacaatctgcccaccatccttcaacaaatctgctgttacctgatcctccccagctgccttccccctttgcatatctcccaaggctttctttacttcttccggcgttacctgtgggatttcgaattcctctagactactttctcttccattatcgtcgtgggtggcactggtactgtacaaatctctatagaactcctcagccacttgtactatctcatccatattagtaatgatattgccggctttgtctcttaacgcatacatctgattcttgccaattcctagtttcttcttcactgtttttaggcttcctccgttcctgagagcatgttcaattctatccatattatacttccttatatcagctgtcttacgcttgttgattaacttcgaaagttctgccagttctattctagctgtagggttagaggctttcatacattggcttttcttgatcagatctttcgtctcctgcgatagtttactggtatcctgcctaccggcgttaccaccgacttccattgcacactccttaatgatgtccacaagattgtcgttcattgcttcaagactaaggtcctcttcctgagttaaagccgaatacctgttctgtagcttgatctggaattgctctattttccctcttaccgctaactcattgatcggcttcttatgtaccagtttcttccgttcccttctcaggtctaggctaattcgagttcttaccatcctgtggtcactgcagcgcaccttgccgagcacgtccacatcttttatgatgccagggttagcgctgagtatgaagtctatttcatttctagtctcaccattcgggcccctccacgtccactttcggctatcccgtttgcggaagaaggtattcattatcctcatattattctgttccgcaaactctaccaataactcccccctgatattcctagtgcctatgccatattcccccactgccttgtctccagcctccttttcgcctaccttggcattaaagtcacccattagtatagtgtatttagttttcactctacccatcgccgattccacgtcttcatagaagctttcgacttcctggtcatcatgactggatgtaggggcgtagacctgtacaatcttcattttgtacctcttattaagtttcacaacaagacgtgccaccctctcgttaatgctatagaattcctgtatgttaccagctatattcttattaatcaggaatccgacgcctagttcccttctctctgctaagccccggtagcacaggacgtgcccgcttcttagcactgtatatgcttcttttggcctcctaacttcgctgagccctattatatcccatttactgccctctaattcctccaatagcactgctaaactcgcctcactagataacgttctagcgttaaacgttgccaggttcatattccaatggcggcctgtccggccaatggcggcctgtccggccaGTGGCGGCCAGTGGCGGCCAGTGCCTTCATGACACCTTTTATACAAGACCACGCCACATTGCCACCATAGTGCGTCGGAGCAGCCCTAACTTGAGCAACCTATCGGGCTGAGACTTCGTGATGAAATTTTGGCCTTTGCAAAATCCCAAACTGCAAAGTACGAAGCTTGTGCTACGTAAGCTTGCCATTGCGACAATCCTGAGGGCTAGTGCGCATCGCGTCAATGAATGGTGGCATACCTTACCAGCGCACTACACCCCAAGAAGACTTGAGCGCAAACCTCTCCCCAGTAGCCTACTGGATGTCCAAGCCGATGCTCCGATTCTATGCTTCGTGAAGTCTGTATAGTATCACGTTAACATTGTGCGTGTAATAATGTCTGCCAGTATGGTTTTGTTTTTATAACGAAGTGGGCTGCTTAATGCATAGTAAAAAAATCGATGAATGGTTACAACTACTCATCGTGCAGGAAGAACAATAAGGCTTTCCAATGACCATCATACTAAATCAATTTTATGAAGTCAGCACGCCGGTCGCTGCAGAGATCAGTCCACTTAGAAAGGTCTCTCGAATGTGTCACACGATATATCCAATGTGGGCGCTCAGCCAGTATTGGTAGTACATGCATGGATTTCTTTCTAAACATCCTACAGTCTGCCAGTGCCCTTGCGGCTCCTTATACCAATGTCTTTGTGGCTACTTatatgaaatttgttgcacctgAGTTAATATTTAGAGCAAGACCTGCTTTTGTACCACGGTCTCTGGTATTTGCACCAGCCTGTCATCACGCTTCACTTCCACAACTACACCCTCGCGTCCCCATTTGTGTCTAGTTCAACGCGAAGTGAACCTCTCCATACAAGAAACcagaaaaaatctgagctgtcttTACTCGCTCTTAGATACCTATATGTGCTCCTTTTCCTCAAGATATATTGACCATGTCCAGATTTATACTGCTCGCTCAGCCGCTCTCGATAGCATTCGTGTCATAGAAATATACTGTGGCGTGTTTTTCAAATCCTTTATGGCAAATATTACCTTATTATGTGGCAGCTGCGAAGAAAAATGACGGTCGTCTGACGCGTGGGCTCACAAGCTCAGCTGACAACTCCGACACCACAGCACGGCGCTGCATGGGGTGCGTTCACGCTTGCATTTGGAAAAAATGTAGCAGTCAGATTGAGGGTCACATGTGTGGTGTGCACCCGAATAGAGGAAATAATGAGTGAAGTCCTCCGACAAGCGGGATTCAACCAACTAATTAAAATTTTGAAACTAATCAACGAGAGTGCAGGGGGCCACAGCCAAAGCACTTAGTGGGAAGCAGCCGAGCAAAAAAGCTCTCGTCTTTCCGACACGAATCTACAGAATCTACAGTGCGGTCTACAGTGTCGTGGGCACGGACGGTCGATCGAACTAGAGAGCCTTTGTGTCACAGCCTTGCCGGACTTAGCCGACCAATTAGCGCTCGTAAACAACACGTGCGGCTCAAGTGCACGAGCATGCATGCGGAAACGCGAGTAGCAGGCACACCTTTCTTGGCCTGGTTGTTGAAATACTTCTTCTGGCGGGCACGCGAATTCTGGAACCAGACCTGGGTGACACGCTTGCTGAGGCCCGTGATCTGGGCGATGCGCTCCAGGTCCTGTCCGTCCGGGTTCGAGTCCAGGTTGAAGTTGGCCTGCAGCACCTGCAGCTGCTCCTCGGTGAAGGTGGTCCGCACGCGCTTCGTCTTGGCCTTGGAGCCGCCGCCTCCCCCGCCGCCGCCCGAGCTTCCCGAGCCGCACTCCTGCTCGCTGTTCTCTGCGACGCAACCACACAGGTGACGCTGCGCGCCTCTCGCCGCGTCAATGCACTCGTCGGGCTAACACGGGGCGGCACCTTTCACGTCGCAGGTTCAGAGCTAAATGCTGGCAACGTGGAAGGGAATTCACGGCTTTTAAGTATTGAACGAGCTAcatttttcggggaaaaaacTACAACATAGGAATGCTTTAATTGGTAAATTCAAACAGTTAATATGCATTAGGAACTGCGTAAGCTGCTGCCACAGATTGCGCCAGCTCTAATGAAGTCAATCGCATCACTTTTGTTAAGAATTTATAGGCTTTAAACATTTACCATACTCTGTTTAGAGGAGTCACTAGTATAGAACACTGGTTCTACGCACGTGGTAGTCGTGGATAAACACTTCACAGTTGACGCATTAAATGAACACTGCCTCCCGTCCATTCTCCGCTTGTGCTCATATAGCTCTACAGGTTTCCCGCAATAAATAACAAACACTTGCGTTCATATCTTCTTACAACGTTGCCTTCACCACTCGGATTCGTAGTGCCGAGTCCGTGCGTCTGTAGGATCGCCCTTATTGAGTCACAATACTGTTGCAACGCGTGCTTCTAGAGTTCAACAGGAatgcatttttttcctttttgaactctctctctctcttacataCATTGGCTTACCGTCACTCAGCTGAAGTTACCTCACGGCATATGCACTATTTTGCATCATTTACGGGTCAAACTTGAGAAATGCCTTTCCAGAGTGCACTTGCGCGTTCGATATAGAATTTTAATTTTAACGACGCACAAATTCCCTGTTCCTTTAGAAACAAGTACTTGTTCATTTTAATATGTGTCACTACTGAGGAGGGGTTAAATGAGACAATGAGGTACATGTTCAAAGCTCGCAGAACGGGCTGCGTGCTTTGAACAAACTTTTAGACTGTACAGTATCGGTTAGTGAACATGTATCACCGTTATTCCTCCATCGATATGGAGGAACAAGAAACTATCGTAAAAAAACAACGCCCTGCGCTGTAACCCCAACGTATCGTACTGCACAGCGGCTACTTTTGTGTTTCCGCTTAGAGTGCGGGACGGTATGCAAAACCAGAAACTGGGCCAccacattaagaggaagctttagctcgggccatactctgacgtggcctattcaaatacatgtaaaacgcaaaaatgtttttctgagatagcctctagaccgattttaatgaaatttgttgcatttcagagagaaagttaaattctagtgcctgttcgaaacaaaattttgatttagggcctgaatattgtgaaaACAAATTTCAAAAGTTCGTACGTTCGAACTAAATAGAACGAAGTTTGAAAATTATTATCTCTGCTTCAAGAACAGATCTCGAGGTTCTGTAAATgccatccattagatcattcaaagcgcacAAATCCATTATGCCATTTTATATATTACGTGTATTAAAAGTAAAAGCTGTATTTCTGTATTACTGAATTtcttttagattcatgtgtagcatagcaattttgtccgctttagatgttgtattagatgaaattcacagaattgtgatttttttttgttgctgagtttcagagttgtaaacttgatagtttcgttctctgaaaatgttccatatttgccaatttttaataaataattgacggCCTAAACCAAAAATTCGAAAcgagcagtcactagattttaaactTTTCTTTCAAATACAACAAACTTCTTCATATTTGGTGTGCttgttgccgagaaaagcgaattctccttttacatgtatttagataggagaccccgagctaaagcttcctcttaaatcgcTTTTCAGTCGATCAGCGTGGCCGCAAAAGAAGTGTGGTTCTCGAAGGGTGATCTCGCGATGCATTCCGCTCTCACATACGTAATGGGGATTAGTGCTGGACATTTGGCGAGTTTTTAGCTAAATCTAGCTGATCGTGGGCTCGGTATTGAAGTTACAGGACTTAAGGGAAAGAAATAATAGATTAGAGGAAAAACACTGGAGCCGGCAAGAGctgcatggtaggctactgtgCACAAGGCATCAATAGAGAATGATGAAAGATGGGCTGAGGAAGAATTGATGACGTATACAGAATAACCACAGCGGTTTCCTTAAAGCCTCGAGCCCAGTCCAGTGCTCTGCACTAACACATAGCTGCTCTTCCTGCTGTCACTAAAACAACACAGGTCCCATAGTGGCGAGTCCCGGAATAATTTTTATCACCGGGGATTCTCAAGCGTGCACAGAAACGTATTTGCGTTGCTCCCTTCACACTCTGTATGTGCTCTGTAGTGGTACGTCTTCTTCGTCTCTTTACCTCCTCTATTTCAATTTTTTTCGAACGGGTGGGCGTGGTGCCTCTTTCAGAAGACGTTTGCTAGCCTGCCACTCTTTCAGTGCACATACATATGGCGTTGATATTTCTTTGCGTGAATAATAATCGGTTTGCGGCCGCCACTAATggcgcggaatgcaaaaacgttcgtgtacCGTGCGTTGGGTGCACTTCCAGGACTGCGACCCGCTAAGCACCGCGTCTCAAGCTTGTATAGTGATGAACTGTCGCCTTCACCAGATAGCCGGtgctttaaataaaataaattatggggttttacgtgccaaaaccactttctgattatgaggcacgccgtagtggaggactgaccacctgggcttctttaacgtgcacctaaatctaagcacacgggtgttttcgcctccatcgaaatgcggccgccgtggccgggattcgatcccgcgaccttgtgctcagcagcccaacaccatagccactgagcaaccacggcgcgggTCCGGTGCTTTAGAGTACGTGCACACACGTTATGCGTCATTTTAAATAAAATCATGCGTTGAAAAAGCGCTTTCCTGTGCCAGCTTGCCTCGTCCTTGTCTTACATAGCGCTTGAACGGTCTACAAGGTTTTTTAGACCTTGTGCTTGCCGCAATAACGGAATATTTAGCGGATTCCAAGAGCGTTTTGATGTTTCTTCAGAAGAATCCTAGCAAGTAAAAATAAATTGTAACACTGACTTTTCAGGCCCGTCTCTGGCAATAGAGACGTTCTGGTGAGACGTCAAGAAAATCGTTATACAAACCCGTTTTCGCCATCAATGTAAGCATATGTGACGCTGTCGAATTTTGCTCGCCTAAGACGCATTTCCCATTCTCAATTGAATGGTTGTTGATCGATTTAAAATTGCGCGTTTGCTATTGTTGATCTTATTTCTCGTTGAAATTTTTGTTGGCGGATTGTTGGTGGATTTGCAAATTACGCAGTGGATTCTAGTGGATTTCGACTGTCGTTTAGCAGAAGCTTTGCGAGAAGATATGCCATCACTGCTGCGAACGGCCGGATGATAGCCTCTCTCTTCGCAGCTACGGTGAGGAAAGTGCCGCTTCTCAGCTCGGTTGTGCTCGTGGATTTGATTTCCAGCCGGTCATATTTCGATGGGTGCAGTGCGCGATACTACCGCTGTGCCCAGCACTGGGTGTCCGTTAAGAGAGCCCTGTTGGCGAAAGTTAGCACCGAGACCTCTACTACAGCGTAGCACGGGTACAGCTTTAGAATGTTAAGGTTTGTCCGCATATCTACGGAGGCGACGAGTCACTCGATTTTATACGCGCATATACCCACCGTCGTTGGAGCCGGAGGCCCCGTCGAGCAGCTCGAAGTAGTGGCTCTTGCACAGCACCCGTCCGTCATGCAGCGCGAACTCCTCGCCGGTGGACAGTTGCCGCTTGCAGGCGTCACAGGCGAAGCAGGCCAAGTGGTAGACCTGCTCGCGCGCCCGGCGGACCCAGTCCGAGGCGCCGATGGCCCGGCTGCACTTGGCGCACTTGGCTGCGAACTGGCTGCGCGAGAAAACGGAAAGGGAGGCACGCCTTGAGGAGGGAGGCGCGCGAAGTGtccgcgtgcagcaagcggactcGGGCGTGGCGGCCTCCCCCGAGTCTTCAAGCGGCAGCCTTTTTCGCGTTGATCCAGTCCGCGAATCCCGCTGGTCCGAAGGAGTGCGAGGCGAAATGTGCTGATGGCGGCGAAAAGAATAAAGGAGACGTGGCGAAGGGGTTGCAAAGGAGGAAAGCGGTACACTGAAGGATTCAACGAGGGAGTGGAGGACAAGACCACTAATGCGTTGACCGGCTCTGTTCTCTACCTAATTGCCTACCTAAATACCTAAATGTCCTCACTACATCAAATACCCGCCTTGAAGCGCATCATTCATTTACGAAAGGAGCTTTCTTTGTCTTCCTCCTGGGATTTCCTCCCATCCGCTCGGTCACCATCTTACCTGCTAAAGAGGGCTGAATGCGGACACAGTGTGTAATACTAGTAAACTGGGCATATTCGGgagatggtggaataaaagctgGGGCGATATCATTTGAAGGAATAAGAGGAGATGTGCTGATGGGATTGTGAACGTAGAGGATAAATATGAGTGGCCGGGGGGGGGGCGAGTTGGCGGGGCAAGAGGGGGGGGAGCTGCGTGCTAAAGACACACCCAACACACATCAAGGATATTCCAAAGAAGCGAACGCTACCTTTGACAGTCGCTTTCACTGATTTTGTTTCAACTAGTTTCATTTCCTTCCGGTCTCGTCATGCACGACGTGCCGATCGTATAGTGGTACAGTGCCTGTTCCATTTGTTTAGCCATTCagataggttttttttgtttAATTGATCGAAAGTAGATcacttatggggttttatggcgcaaggactAAATACTAAATATGGCCAAAGCGCCCTCAGCAATGGTCATCAGTGGTCAGTGAAATGTATTACTAATCGTAGGTGTAACATGGCTGTCGCCTaaataacattgcctgcaaaATACGTAAAATATATATGCAGCAAAAGTATAACAATGATACGAGCATCGAAGATACGCCCCAGGGTGATTGTCGGATTAAGCGGACTTAAAAGCGAGAACGCTGCTAGTTTGCGGGTAGCACTATTGCCAAaccagagcccttgaatgcaATGGCCTGGAGGCACGTGCAATGCCAGATGTAACTATCGCAGCCGCAGCCTCTGATCAGAGGCTGTGCTACGTATTTCTTAGACTAATAATGTTCAGTGCACTAACATCGTTTAAAATTGACTTCGTGTCAAATACTAGGTATGTTCCAAGAAACATTGCTTGGTGTAGTTGGACACGCTGCCGGTCTGCTAAGTCCTCTCAGCTAgcgcttcccgacactccacaaGGGCGTGAAGAAGCCTTCGAGCCCATCTACCACCACGTGGTTCATTTGCCTGAGTACCGTACGAGCGCCCTATTCAAGCCGACAGAGCAGGACGTCGGTTTGTCGTGGTATTGATATCGGTGGCGAAGTGCCTAGCTGTTACTTGATTAGGTGGAGTTTATTAGAGGTTTCGACATCCCACAAGCATTGCCAGTAGCCTCTTGAGTTTTTTCTTAACGAAAGGCTTCAAATCTATGGCAGGGACAGCTGTCAAAGAGTTAAAATTTCTTCTTGCTATGGACGTGCTCATTTCATCGGCAAGCACATTAGCCTCGCCGTCTCTGTGCCCAGGCACCCTGCAAATTACGGCACACTGCTTAGACACATACTCATTGCATAAGACCCAATAAAGGTTGCTAATTACAGGATTACAGCGACGCTTG from Dermacentor albipictus isolate Rhodes 1998 colony unplaced genomic scaffold, USDA_Dalb.pri_finalv2 scaffold_12, whole genome shotgun sequence harbors:
- the Awh gene encoding LIM/homeobox protein Awh encodes the protein MLAERMLRSSADDQVTVSVIKSEAELCSACGELIADRFLLRVSDSSWHARCLRCCVCGAPLDRQPSCFVRHGSVYCRHDYVRQFAAKCAKCSRAIGASDWVRRAREQVYHLACFACDACKRQLSTGEEFALHDGRVLCKSHYFELLDGASGSNDENSEQECGSGSSGGGGGGGGSKAKTKRVRTTFTEEQLQVLQANFNLDSNPDGQDLERIAQITGLSKRVTQVWFQNSRARQKKYFNNQAKKVNPVSSGAVSAGPACSGCGMLYCLCAHQALPMGQVT